The nucleotide window CCCGCAACAGCTTGTTCTTTTCCAGCTCACACAGGGTCTGGCGCAGCAAATCCAGCTCACGCATCAATCCGACCTCGGAGAAACGAGCCAACTCCACCTCGGGGGCCGGCAAACCGTTTTCACCGGCAAGCAGATTCGCCTGCCGCACGGCTTGCTGCCGCGCCGACAAAAGCTTAAGCTTTTCATGCTCAAGCTGAATCTTTCTGGTGACCTCGGCCAAACCGCGAGCCGCCTCTTGTTCCCGGAAACGGCGCTGTTTGAGAACGGCTTCAAGAGAAAATTTAAACATGAATTTATCCGACAAAAAGATTGACAAACCGCTGATGATAACGTAAAGCAGCCCCGGCTTGACCACGGTCGCCATTGAATCTGATTTATCACCTTCCAGCAAATCAAAATTGCCAACCCTAACAAAAATCAAAAAGGATGTACAGCATGATCGAAAGAACTTTATCAATTATTAAACCCGATGCCGTTGCCAAAGGGGTAATCGGCCAGATTATCGACAGCTTCGCCGCCAACGGTTTAAAAATCGCGGCCCTGAAAATGATTCATATGAGCAAACGCGAGGCCCAGGGTTTTTATGCCGTGCATCAGAAACGTCCCTTTTTCGACAGCCTGACCGACTTCATGTCTTCGGGTCCGGCCGTGGTCATGGTTCTGAGCGGCGAACACGCCATCAGCAAAAACCGCGAGCTGATGGGGGCCACGAATCCGGCCGAGGCCGCCGAAGGCACCCTGCGCAAACGGTTCGCCACGGATATTGAAAAGAACGCGGTCCACGGTTCAGATGCTCCGGAAACCGCCTGCACGGAAATCAGCTATTTTTTTCCGGAACTGGAAATCGTCAATGCCTGATTTGAAGCGCGGCCATCCTGGTCTCTGGCTCCGGAAAGAATCCGGCCGGCTCTGAAACGGGAAAACAACTTGCAAAACGGCCTCTTCATCACCGGCACCGATACCGGTGTCGGCAAAACCATGGTTTCCGCCGCCCTGGCCTGTGCCCTGCGACAGAAAGAGATCTCCTTCAGCTACCTGAAACCGGTGGAAAGCGGTATTCCGGACCGGCTTTATCTCGAAGAACGCTCCGATGCCGCGATCGTCAAAAAGGCCGGTGAGCTGCCGCAGGCACTTACGGAAATCGCGCCTTTCACCTTCAGGGAAGCGCTCTCGCCCCTGCTGGCGGCCCGCCGCGAGGGGCGGAAACTTTCCGGTCAGGAACTCAGCGACTGGGTCAGAAAACGCCTTGAACCCACGTGTTTCACCCTGGTTGAGGGCGCCGGCGGCCTGCTGGCTCCGCTTTGCCCCGATTACCTGGTCCTTGATCTGATC belongs to Pseudomonadota bacterium and includes:
- the bioD gene encoding dethiobiotin synthase; translated protein: MQNGLFITGTDTGVGKTMVSAALACALRQKEISFSYLKPVESGIPDRLYLEERSDAAIVKKAGELPQALTEIAPFTFREALSPLLAARREGRKLSGQELSDWVRKRLEPTCFTLVEGAGGLLAPLCPDYLVLDLIKALNLPVLVVCRSSLGAINHTLLTLERLRREGINPAGLIINHLNPSPGIAEKGFLSQLQEFDPVTVLGEVPYFADRPITPRDYRKIADTIRVDKLLELLKIAVKAIP
- a CDS encoding nucleoside-diphosphate kinase; translation: MIERTLSIIKPDAVAKGVIGQIIDSFAANGLKIAALKMIHMSKREAQGFYAVHQKRPFFDSLTDFMSSGPAVVMVLSGEHAISKNRELMGATNPAEAAEGTLRKRFATDIEKNAVHGSDAPETACTEISYFFPELEIVNA